In Sphingobacterium thalpophilum, a genomic segment contains:
- the nusA gene encoding transcription termination factor NusA, which translates to MSNSNINLIDSFQEFKEFKNIDRPTVITVLEEVFRSMIRRRFGTDENVDVIVNPDNGDLEIWRTRVVVEDEFSEDDDLEIELAEARKHDEDLEVGDDFIEQITLESFGRRAILAARQTLVSKVLELEKDEVFKKYKDREGELVIGEVYQIWKKEILVLDEDGNELILPKSEQIPADYFKKGDGIRAVVHKVDMMNNNPKIIISRTAPAFLQRLFELEVPEIFDGLITIKKIVREPGERAKVAVESYDDRIDPVGACVGMKGSRIHGIVRELRNENIDVINFTTNHSLYIARALSPARISSIKIDEENKTAAVYLKSDQVSLAIGRGGHNIKLAGKLTGYEIDVYRENDEFDEDVDIEEFSDEIESWVIDELKRVGLDSAKSVLSLSEEELVRRTDLEEDTVREIVRILQAEFE; encoded by the coding sequence ATGAGTAACAGCAACATCAATCTGATAGACTCTTTTCAAGAGTTTAAGGAGTTTAAGAATATCGATAGACCTACTGTTATTACAGTATTGGAAGAGGTTTTTCGTAGTATGATCCGTCGTCGTTTTGGTACGGATGAAAATGTGGATGTTATCGTGAATCCAGATAACGGAGATTTGGAGATTTGGAGGACGCGTGTCGTTGTTGAAGATGAGTTTTCAGAAGATGATGACCTTGAAATCGAATTAGCGGAAGCTAGAAAGCATGATGAAGATTTGGAAGTAGGTGATGATTTTATTGAACAGATCACATTGGAAAGCTTTGGTCGTCGTGCAATTTTAGCGGCACGTCAGACGCTTGTATCTAAGGTTTTGGAATTGGAAAAAGACGAGGTCTTTAAGAAATATAAAGATAGAGAAGGAGAGTTGGTCATTGGTGAGGTCTATCAGATTTGGAAAAAGGAGATCTTGGTATTGGATGAGGACGGGAATGAATTAATTCTTCCTAAATCAGAGCAAATCCCAGCTGACTATTTCAAAAAGGGAGATGGCATTCGCGCAGTTGTGCATAAAGTAGATATGATGAATAATAATCCGAAGATTATTATTTCACGTACTGCACCTGCGTTCTTACAACGTTTATTTGAACTTGAGGTTCCTGAGATTTTCGATGGTTTGATTACGATCAAGAAAATCGTTCGTGAGCCAGGGGAAAGAGCAAAGGTTGCTGTTGAGTCTTATGACGATCGTATTGATCCTGTAGGAGCTTGTGTTGGTATGAAGGGGTCTCGTATTCATGGTATCGTTCGTGAGCTGCGTAATGAGAATATTGATGTAATTAATTTTACAACAAATCATTCGTTGTACATCGCTCGTGCTTTGAGCCCTGCAAGAATTAGCTCAATCAAAATCGATGAAGAAAATAAGACTGCGGCTGTATATTTAAAATCGGATCAAGTTTCTTTAGCCATTGGACGTGGGGGACATAATATTAAATTGGCTGGTAAATTGACTGGTTATGAAATAGATGTTTATCGCGAAAATGACGAGTTTGATGAAGATGTCGATATCGAAGAATTCAGCGATGAGATTGAAAGCTGGGTTATTGATGAATTGAAGCGTGTCGGCTTGGATTCAGCTAAGTCGGTGTTGTCTCTTAGCGAGGAAGAGCTGGTTAGACGTACCGATTTGGAAGAGGATACTGTTCGTGAGATTGTACGTATTTTACAAGCTGAATTTGAATAA
- the infB gene encoding translation initiation factor IF-2, with product MTEGKGTNLLKAAKELNIGIHTAVECLVKKGYDVEAKPNTKLSGEMYGVLLKEFQGDKSLKDEAKQIVIGKIRREESPSSSPKESSKNEDFEDHDESKEILVKNTVEIPSVKETTPAKVEEPVHQGGMKVVGKIDLDALNRGGSKVKKEEPVKEEPKTIKETPVEAKAEAKVEEKKEAEVKAPIVEAKKEEPKVIEKKPEVVVPKAEIEKPEVNKTEVKATPVVETKTEPVKVEDKKKEETAPKAVPVTPIVEPAKKQGDEIISARAERLTGPKVIGKIELPSARPSHKPVASSSNAGNNNEKRKRKRTNPNGPVNPNAGQGQGHNNQNRGPRDGNNPNNRDQQGGNRGGNHGPNNNPNNRQGQNNNQHPGRPGQGGNNQHSGRPGQGTRPQHGNRFDNRGKGRPVENKEEPTEKEIQDQIKATLARLSGAGKSGKFAQRAKLRRQKRDDVAQHAEEAAMEQEMMAKVLRVTEFVTANELANLMDVQVTQIIATCMSLGMFVSINQRLDAETLTIVADEFGYQVEFIKPEDEETAELEEPDTEENLISRAPIVTVMGHVDHGKTSLLDYIRKANVTSGEAGGITQHIGAYAVKLEDGRKITFLDTPGHEAFTAMRARGAKVTDIVIIVIAADDAVMPQTKEAINHAQAAGVPIVFAFTKVDKPGANPDRIREQLSAMNILVEDWGGKFQAQEISAKTGENVDLLLEKVLLEAEMLDLKADPKKRAVGSVIEAALDKGRGIVTTVLIQSGTLRVGDPILAGSHSGKVKALTNERGERVKEAGPSVPVQILGMAGAPTAGDKLYVLESESEARTVANKRLQLQREQGMRATKHITLDEIGRRLAIGNFKELNIIVKGDVDGSIEALSDSLLKLSTDEIQVNIIHKSVGAISESDVLLASASDAIIIGFQVRPTQNARKLAENEQIDVRLYSIIYDAIDEIKSAMEGMLAPKFEEKIVAEVEIRETFKISKVGTIAGCMVKEGKINRNNDIRIIRDGVVIHTGKLASLKRFKDDVKEVSMGYECGLNIDRFNDIQVGDIVEAYEQVEVKRKL from the coding sequence ATGACTGAAGGAAAAGGAACAAACTTGCTTAAAGCAGCAAAGGAACTCAACATCGGGATACATACCGCCGTGGAATGTTTAGTGAAAAAAGGATATGATGTAGAAGCAAAGCCTAACACTAAATTGAGCGGAGAGATGTATGGTGTGCTGTTAAAAGAGTTTCAGGGAGACAAATCACTGAAAGATGAAGCTAAACAAATTGTGATTGGCAAAATTCGTCGTGAGGAGTCGCCGTCCTCTTCTCCTAAGGAATCATCTAAGAATGAGGATTTCGAAGATCATGATGAATCCAAGGAAATCTTGGTCAAGAATACAGTAGAAATCCCTTCTGTTAAGGAAACTACTCCTGCAAAAGTGGAGGAGCCCGTTCATCAAGGTGGTATGAAGGTGGTTGGTAAGATTGATCTTGACGCATTGAATAGAGGCGGAAGTAAGGTCAAGAAGGAAGAACCTGTTAAGGAGGAACCAAAAACCATTAAAGAAACGCCTGTAGAGGCTAAAGCTGAAGCTAAGGTGGAAGAAAAGAAGGAAGCCGAAGTCAAAGCGCCTATTGTTGAAGCGAAAAAAGAAGAACCAAAGGTTATTGAAAAGAAGCCGGAAGTTGTTGTACCAAAAGCTGAAATAGAAAAACCCGAAGTAAATAAAACTGAAGTAAAAGCAACTCCGGTTGTAGAGACAAAAACTGAACCTGTGAAGGTAGAAGACAAGAAAAAAGAAGAAACAGCGCCGAAAGCTGTGCCAGTAACTCCAATAGTGGAGCCTGCGAAAAAACAAGGAGATGAAATTATTTCTGCTCGTGCGGAAAGATTGACAGGTCCTAAAGTCATTGGTAAAATTGAATTACCATCTGCTAGACCTTCCCACAAACCAGTGGCTTCATCTTCAAATGCTGGAAATAATAATGAGAAACGTAAGCGTAAGCGTACGAATCCAAATGGTCCAGTAAACCCAAATGCGGGGCAAGGTCAAGGTCATAATAATCAAAACCGTGGACCGCGCGATGGTAACAATCCCAACAACCGGGACCAACAAGGAGGTAACCGAGGTGGGAATCATGGTCCTAACAACAACCCGAACAATCGTCAAGGGCAAAACAACAACCAACACCCAGGTAGACCGGGACAAGGAGGTAACAACCAACACTCAGGTAGACCAGGACAAGGTACGAGACCGCAACACGGTAATCGTTTTGACAATAGAGGTAAGGGAAGACCTGTTGAGAATAAGGAAGAACCTACTGAAAAGGAAATCCAAGATCAAATCAAAGCAACACTTGCTCGTTTGAGTGGCGCAGGTAAATCTGGTAAATTTGCGCAACGTGCCAAATTGAGACGTCAGAAACGTGATGATGTTGCTCAACATGCGGAAGAAGCTGCAATGGAGCAAGAAATGATGGCAAAAGTATTGCGTGTTACAGAGTTCGTAACTGCAAACGAATTAGCTAATTTGATGGACGTTCAGGTAACCCAAATTATTGCAACTTGTATGAGTTTGGGTATGTTCGTGTCAATTAATCAGCGTTTAGATGCGGAAACTTTAACCATTGTAGCGGATGAATTTGGTTATCAGGTAGAGTTTATCAAACCTGAGGATGAGGAGACTGCTGAATTGGAGGAACCGGATACAGAAGAGAACTTGATTTCAAGAGCGCCTATTGTAACGGTCATGGGACACGTCGACCATGGTAAGACCTCTTTATTGGATTATATCCGTAAGGCGAACGTTACTTCTGGTGAGGCGGGTGGTATCACCCAACATATCGGTGCATACGCGGTGAAATTGGAGGATGGTCGGAAGATCACTTTCTTGGATACCCCTGGTCACGAGGCTTTTACAGCGATGCGTGCCCGTGGTGCCAAAGTAACAGATATTGTTATTATTGTTATCGCAGCTGACGACGCCGTCATGCCGCAAACAAAAGAAGCGATCAACCACGCGCAGGCAGCAGGAGTTCCAATCGTATTTGCATTTACTAAAGTAGATAAACCGGGAGCAAATCCTGATAGAATCCGTGAGCAGCTTTCTGCGATGAATATCTTAGTTGAAGACTGGGGCGGTAAGTTCCAAGCGCAAGAGATTTCAGCAAAAACGGGGGAAAATGTTGACCTATTATTAGAGAAAGTTCTATTGGAAGCTGAGATGTTAGATCTAAAAGCTGATCCGAAAAAACGTGCTGTTGGTTCAGTAATTGAAGCAGCTTTGGATAAAGGTCGTGGTATCGTGACAACGGTGTTGATACAAAGTGGTACATTACGTGTTGGAGACCCTATTTTAGCGGGATCACATTCAGGTAAGGTGAAGGCTTTGACTAATGAAAGAGGTGAACGTGTTAAAGAGGCGGGACCTTCTGTTCCAGTGCAAATCTTGGGTATGGCCGGCGCACCAACAGCAGGGGATAAGCTTTATGTTCTTGAAAGCGAGTCTGAAGCTAGAACTGTAGCTAACAAACGTCTTCAGTTACAACGCGAGCAAGGCATGCGTGCAACTAAACATATTACCTTGGATGAAATCGGTCGTCGTTTGGCTATCGGTAACTTTAAAGAACTTAATATTATCGTTAAAGGTGATGTGGACGGTTCTATTGAAGCATTATCAGATTCATTATTGAAATTGTCTACTGACGAAATTCAGGTTAATATCATTCACAAATCAGTGGGTGCAATCTCTGAATCAGATGTATTGTTAGCTTCTGCTTCCGATGCGATTATCATAGGTTTCCAAGTACGTCCAACACAAAACGCACGTAAGTTGGCAGAGAACGAGCAAATTGATGTACGTTTATATTCGATCATCTATGATGCGATTGATGAAATCAAATCTGCGATGGAGGGTATGTTGGCGCCGAAATTTGAAGAGAAAATCGTTGCTGAGGTTGAAATCAGAGAAACCTTCAAAATTTCTAAAGTGGGTACGATTGCCGGATGTATGGTTAAAGAAGGTAAGATCAATAGAAATAATGATATCCGCATAATCAGAGATGGTGTTGTAATTCATACTGGTAAACTGGCATCGTTGAAACGTTTTAAAGACGATGTGAAAGAAGTTTCAATGGGTTATGAATGTGGTTTGAATATTGACCGTTTCAACGATATTCAAGTAGGAGATATTGTTGAAGCTTACGAACAAGTTGAAGTGAAACGTAAATTGTAA
- a CDS encoding VOC family protein codes for MKLNLNKIHHIAIICSNYERSKKFYTGILGLEIAREYYRVERDSYKLDLKLNDHYIIELFSFPSPPNRLSFPEAAGLRHLAFEVDNLDIELNKLEKAGVSHEGIRIDELTNKRFTFFFDPDQVPIELYER; via the coding sequence ATGAAATTAAACCTCAACAAGATACATCATATTGCCATTATCTGTAGCAATTATGAACGTTCAAAGAAATTCTACACGGGCATACTGGGCCTAGAGATTGCTAGAGAATACTATCGTGTGGAACGTGATTCTTACAAACTGGACCTCAAACTCAACGATCATTACATTATAGAACTTTTTTCGTTCCCATCACCGCCTAATCGGCTCAGCTTTCCAGAAGCTGCCGGTTTAAGACATCTTGCATTCGAAGTCGATAATCTCGACATCGAATTAAATAAGCTCGAAAAAGCAGGTGTATCACATGAAGGGATCAGAATAGACGAGTTAACAAATAAACGCTTTACATTCTTCTTTGATCCTGATCAGGTTCCAATAGAACTATACGAACGTTAA
- a CDS encoding NADH:flavin oxidoreductase/NADH oxidase, with amino-acid sequence MSQLFSSVNIGNLQLKNRLVVSPMCQYSAKDGFANNWHLVHLGQFAIGGAAAVIQEATAVSPDGRISDGDLGLWDDQHIEKLKEITEFIKANNSIPGIQLAHAGRKASSNKPWLGRNQFSPTDPQGWQTVAPSAIAFHAGDYEPQELDVSAIENLIEQFGTATKRAIQAGYEIIELHAAHGYLIHQFLSPLSNLRKDTFGGIFENRIRFLIEIVKRVKQEITSQSLWVRISATDWAEAGWDLKQSIALSQQLYALGVDLIDVSSGGLVSYQKIDVGPAYQLPFATAIKENTKNNVATVGLIKTAIEASEIITRKQADLILIARGFLDDPHLPLHFAKELDAEVPWPKQYERAK; translated from the coding sequence ATGAGTCAATTATTTTCATCAGTAAACATCGGAAATTTACAATTGAAAAATCGTTTGGTTGTATCCCCAATGTGTCAATACTCGGCAAAAGATGGTTTTGCAAATAACTGGCATTTGGTTCATTTGGGCCAATTTGCAATCGGCGGAGCTGCAGCAGTAATACAAGAAGCAACAGCAGTTAGCCCTGACGGTCGAATCAGTGATGGAGACCTTGGTTTATGGGACGACCAGCATATCGAAAAATTAAAAGAAATAACCGAGTTCATTAAAGCAAATAATTCCATACCCGGCATACAACTTGCCCATGCAGGCCGCAAAGCAAGCAGCAATAAACCTTGGCTTGGCAGGAATCAATTTTCACCAACGGACCCTCAGGGCTGGCAAACAGTTGCTCCATCTGCAATAGCTTTCCATGCAGGAGATTATGAACCACAGGAACTTGATGTTTCCGCCATTGAAAATCTGATTGAACAATTTGGAACAGCGACGAAAAGAGCAATCCAAGCCGGCTATGAAATTATTGAACTCCATGCAGCACATGGATATCTGATCCATCAATTTCTTTCACCACTGAGCAACTTACGAAAAGACACTTTCGGCGGGATCTTTGAAAATAGAATACGCTTTCTTATTGAAATTGTGAAAAGAGTAAAACAAGAAATAACAAGCCAAAGTTTATGGGTACGTATTTCAGCAACTGACTGGGCCGAAGCCGGCTGGGACTTAAAGCAATCCATAGCCTTATCACAACAGCTATATGCATTGGGGGTAGACCTGATTGATGTTTCAAGTGGAGGATTGGTCTCCTATCAAAAAATAGATGTAGGACCAGCATATCAGCTCCCTTTCGCCACCGCTATTAAGGAGAATACCAAGAATAACGTTGCCACTGTAGGTTTAATTAAAACTGCTATTGAAGCATCCGAGATCATTACGCGAAAGCAAGCAGATTTAATCTTAATCGCACGGGGATTTCTTGATGATCCACACCTTCCATTACATTTTGCCAAAGAATTAGACGCTGAAGTTCCTTGGCCTAAACAATATGAAAGAGCAAAATAA
- a CDS encoding 3-ketoacyl-ACP reductase, which produces MENITGKRALITGGARGLGKAIAYALAKEGVHIAITGRNEAALKDTATELAELGTEVTYTVFDVSNYSAVQEEIERLKNTFGSFDILVNNAGVASFSTVLDMDVADWTSIIQTNLLGTYFVTKTILPQLIEKNQGDIIMVSSTAGLNGAATTSAYSASKFGVIGFADSLMREVRKNNIRVCTLMPSTIASDMSKDLGLTDGDPEKVLQPEDFAELIIANLKLPRRAMLKSASLWSTNP; this is translated from the coding sequence ATGGAAAATATAACAGGAAAAAGAGCCTTAATTACGGGTGGTGCGCGAGGATTGGGAAAAGCGATTGCCTATGCATTAGCGAAAGAAGGTGTTCATATCGCGATTACCGGTAGAAATGAAGCTGCTTTAAAGGATACGGCCACGGAACTTGCCGAGCTGGGCACTGAGGTCACTTATACCGTCTTTGACGTATCAAATTATAGTGCAGTACAGGAGGAGATCGAGCGATTGAAAAATACCTTCGGTAGCTTTGACATATTAGTTAACAATGCGGGAGTAGCATCGTTTTCCACTGTGCTCGACATGGATGTTGCCGATTGGACATCGATCATTCAAACGAATCTCCTGGGTACATATTTTGTTACAAAAACTATTCTTCCGCAACTGATTGAAAAAAATCAAGGCGATATCATTATGGTATCTTCGACTGCCGGATTAAATGGCGCAGCCACCACTTCCGCTTATAGTGCATCAAAGTTTGGCGTCATCGGCTTCGCCGATTCTTTAATGCGGGAAGTACGGAAAAACAATATTCGGGTATGTACACTTATGCCTAGTACGATTGCCTCGGATATGTCCAAAGATCTTGGACTTACCGATGGTGATCCAGAAAAAGTTCTTCAGCCTGAAGATTTCGCGGAGCTGATCATTGCTAATTTAAAACTACCAAGAAGAGCAATGTTAAAATCAGCTTCTTTATGGTCTACAAATCCCTAA